The Terracoccus luteus genome includes a region encoding these proteins:
- a CDS encoding DMT family transporter codes for MPWVILLASAVLEAVWASALSASDGLTRPAPTVLFVVALAVSMLGLAQAARTIPISTAYAVWTGTGAALTVAYAMLFGGEAASVPKVLLIAGIVAAVVGLKLVGHPAPPAGGHTVD; via the coding sequence ATGCCCTGGGTCATCCTGCTCGCCAGCGCGGTGCTCGAGGCCGTGTGGGCCTCGGCCCTGTCGGCATCCGACGGCCTGACCCGCCCGGCCCCGACGGTGCTCTTCGTCGTCGCCCTCGCCGTGTCGATGCTCGGGCTCGCGCAGGCAGCCCGCACGATCCCGATCAGCACTGCCTACGCGGTCTGGACCGGCACGGGGGCCGCGCTCACCGTGGCCTACGCGATGCTCTTCGGCGGGGAGGCCGCCTCGGTGCCCAAGGTGCTGCTCATCGCCGGCATCGTCGCCGCCGTCGTCGGGCTCAAGCTCGTCGGCCACCCGGCGCCGCCCGCGGGCGGTCACACGGTCGACTGA
- a CDS encoding glycerol-3-phosphate acyltransferase, whose protein sequence is MTDAGALVAVGHGVAAVVVAFLVGAVNPATIIARLLGEDLASAGSGNPGATNAGRVLGRGWGILVGVLDVAKGLVPAFVAGRLGGAPLAYAVGLAAVLGHIWSPYLRGRGGKGVATTMGAMLGVHPWVALVVLPVFVAGVVLLGRVAAGSVLGAVALVAIAVVVATGHAPGDVWTVLWLLALAGVVLWRHKPNIVAFWRQRRSRS, encoded by the coding sequence GTGACCGACGCCGGTGCCTTGGTAGCCGTCGGCCACGGCGTGGCGGCGGTCGTCGTCGCCTTCCTCGTCGGGGCGGTCAACCCGGCCACCATCATCGCCCGACTGCTCGGCGAGGACCTCGCCTCGGCGGGGTCAGGCAACCCCGGGGCGACCAACGCCGGTCGGGTGCTCGGGCGCGGGTGGGGCATCCTCGTCGGCGTCCTCGACGTTGCGAAGGGGCTCGTGCCGGCGTTCGTGGCCGGCCGGCTCGGCGGCGCGCCCCTCGCCTACGCCGTCGGCCTCGCCGCGGTGCTCGGTCACATCTGGTCGCCGTACCTGCGCGGTCGTGGCGGCAAGGGTGTCGCGACGACGATGGGCGCGATGCTCGGCGTGCACCCCTGGGTGGCGCTCGTCGTGCTGCCGGTCTTCGTCGCCGGGGTCGTCCTGCTCGGCCGGGTGGCCGCCGGGTCGGTGCTCGGTGCGGTGGCGCTCGTCGCCATCGCGGTCGTCGTCGCCACCGGCCACGCGCCCGGCGACGTCTGGACCGTCCTGTGGCTGCTCGCCCTCGCGGGAGTCGTCCTGTGGCGGCACAAGCCCAACATCGTGGCCTTCTGGCGCCAGCGCCGTTCGCGTTCCTGA
- a CDS encoding lysoplasmalogenase family protein → MSTHLWVLSAALAVAAVLTWVATVRGDGALARIVRPSFALLVLAAAWSLEGEGRAGDAPPLTLVLPALALAVVTEGLLLHQTRPRFVLAMYARAVTTGLLVAATLRLAGPGSFPWWVLPVVPVLLLVHARAGRTVVLRAGPERVAVLLALLAQYVLVVAAAWRADPLVLAGACLLLVADLVLTRDRYVRERRAAPLQALALHQLASVAVVVGLMR, encoded by the coding sequence GTGAGCACGCACCTGTGGGTCCTGTCGGCGGCGCTCGCCGTCGCGGCCGTGCTGACCTGGGTCGCCACCGTGCGCGGTGACGGTGCGCTCGCCCGCATCGTGCGCCCGAGCTTCGCCCTGCTCGTGCTCGCGGCGGCGTGGTCGCTCGAGGGGGAGGGCCGGGCGGGCGACGCGCCCCCGCTGACCCTCGTGCTGCCGGCCCTGGCGCTCGCCGTCGTGACGGAGGGGCTGCTGCTGCACCAGACCCGGCCGCGCTTCGTGCTGGCGATGTACGCCCGCGCGGTGACGACGGGGCTGCTGGTCGCGGCGACGCTGCGCCTGGCCGGGCCCGGGTCGTTCCCGTGGTGGGTGCTGCCGGTGGTGCCCGTGCTGCTGCTCGTGCACGCGCGGGCGGGGCGCACCGTCGTGCTCCGGGCCGGGCCGGAGCGGGTCGCGGTGCTGCTGGCTCTGCTGGCGCAGTACGTCCTCGTCGTGGCCGCCGCCTGGAGGGCCGACCCGCTCGTGCTGGCCGGTGCGTGCCTGCTGCTCGTGGCCGACCTCGTCCTCACGCGCGACCGGTACGTGCGCGAGCGTCGCGCCGCCCCGCTGCAGGCGCTGGCCCTGCACCAGCTCGCCTCGGTGGCGGTCGTCGTCGGCCTCATGCGCTGA
- the leuS gene encoding leucine--tRNA ligase translates to MSDSTHDETPFRYTPALAQQVELAWQDRWEQEQTFAAPNPAGPWAEPDKVAQLGRKLVVLDMFPYPSGAGLHVGHPLGYIASDVYSRYHRMLGKNVLHALGYDAFGLPAEQYAVQTGQHPRKTTEENMVTMRRQLRRLGLGFDDRRTFATIDEDYYRWTQWIFLKIWDSWYDVDAVRDDGGRGRARPIAELVAELESGQRSPGTPDGRSWAELSSVERARVLERHRLVYRSEAPVNWCPGLGTVLSNEEVTNDGRSERGNYPVFKRNLAQWMMRITAYADRLADDLDGVDWPENVKRLQRNWIGRSQGARITFPVTVATGERAGEQEGIEVFTTRPDTVFGATFMVLAPEHPLVDALVPDGGWPEGTHDAWTGADNATRSTPKDAVAAYRRAASRKSDVERQTEGKDKTGVFTGSFATNPLTGEAIPVFVADYVLMGYGTGAIMAVPAHDERDFDYATAFSIPVRRVVAPTAEGAGDPVTEAFTASGVAVNSANDEVSLDGLTVDEAKERIIAWLDGAGIGHGTVNYRLRDWLFSRQRYWGEPFPVMFDDDGIAHAVPESQLPLTLPDVPDYSPKTFDPDDATSSPEPPLSRVPEWVNVEVDLGDGRGVRHFRRETNTMPNWAGSCWYYLRYLDPANHDAFVDPENERYWLGRHEDAVAGAPAGTVDPGGVDLYIGGVEHAVLHLLYARFWHKVLHDLGLVSSEEPFRTYFSQGYIQAHAYTDARGQYVPAAEVEEQVGDDAASTYTWQGDPVTREYGKIGKSLKNSVSPDEMYDAYGADTFRVYEMSMGPLELSKPWEIRAVVGSQRFLQRLWRNVVDERTGEVRVADETPDQALTTQLHQTIAGVREDYEGLRFNTALAKLIELNNAVTKLDVPPREVVEALVLMLAPVAPHVAEEMWQRLGHEGGISRAAFPVSDPSRIVLEQVTCVVQIKGKVRDRVEVAPDIGEDELRELVLAREKVVAATPDGVRTVIVRAPRLVNVVPA, encoded by the coding sequence ATGAGCGACAGCACCCACGACGAGACCCCGTTCCGCTACACCCCGGCCCTGGCCCAGCAGGTCGAGCTCGCCTGGCAGGACCGCTGGGAGCAGGAGCAGACCTTCGCGGCCCCGAACCCGGCCGGGCCGTGGGCCGAGCCGGACAAGGTGGCGCAGCTCGGCCGGAAGCTCGTCGTGCTCGACATGTTCCCCTACCCCTCGGGCGCCGGCCTGCACGTCGGGCACCCCCTGGGCTACATCGCGAGCGACGTCTACAGCCGCTACCACCGCATGCTCGGCAAGAACGTCCTGCACGCCCTCGGCTACGACGCCTTCGGGCTGCCGGCCGAGCAGTACGCCGTGCAGACCGGTCAGCACCCGCGCAAGACGACCGAGGAGAACATGGTCACGATGCGGCGCCAGCTACGTCGCCTCGGCCTCGGCTTCGACGACCGGCGCACCTTCGCCACGATCGACGAGGACTACTACCGCTGGACCCAGTGGATCTTCCTCAAGATCTGGGACTCCTGGTACGACGTCGACGCGGTGCGCGACGACGGTGGCCGCGGCCGGGCCCGCCCCATCGCCGAGCTCGTCGCCGAGCTCGAGTCGGGGCAGCGATCACCGGGCACGCCCGACGGCCGCTCGTGGGCCGAGCTGTCGTCGGTCGAGCGCGCGCGCGTGCTCGAGCGGCACCGCCTCGTCTACCGGTCCGAGGCGCCGGTCAACTGGTGCCCGGGCCTGGGCACCGTGCTGTCGAACGAGGAGGTCACGAACGACGGCCGGTCCGAGCGAGGAAACTACCCCGTCTTCAAGCGCAACCTCGCGCAGTGGATGATGCGCATCACCGCCTACGCCGACCGCCTCGCCGACGATCTCGACGGCGTCGACTGGCCCGAGAACGTCAAGCGCCTGCAGCGCAACTGGATCGGCCGCTCTCAGGGCGCCCGCATCACCTTCCCCGTCACCGTCGCCACGGGCGAGCGTGCCGGCGAGCAGGAGGGCATCGAGGTCTTCACGACCCGGCCCGACACCGTCTTCGGCGCCACCTTCATGGTTCTTGCGCCCGAGCACCCCCTCGTCGACGCGCTCGTCCCCGACGGCGGGTGGCCCGAGGGCACGCACGACGCGTGGACCGGTGCCGACAATGCCACGCGGTCGACGCCGAAGGATGCCGTCGCCGCCTACCGTCGCGCGGCGTCGCGCAAGAGCGACGTCGAGCGGCAGACCGAGGGCAAGGACAAGACCGGTGTCTTCACCGGCTCGTTCGCTACCAATCCGCTGACGGGAGAGGCGATCCCGGTCTTCGTGGCCGACTACGTCCTCATGGGCTACGGCACCGGCGCCATCATGGCCGTCCCGGCGCACGACGAGCGCGACTTCGACTACGCCACCGCCTTCTCCATCCCGGTGCGCCGCGTCGTCGCGCCGACCGCCGAGGGTGCGGGCGACCCGGTGACCGAGGCGTTCACGGCATCCGGCGTCGCGGTCAACTCGGCCAACGACGAGGTGAGCCTCGACGGGCTGACCGTCGACGAGGCCAAGGAGCGCATCATCGCGTGGCTCGACGGGGCGGGCATCGGCCACGGCACCGTCAACTACCGCCTGCGCGACTGGCTCTTCAGCCGCCAGCGGTACTGGGGCGAGCCGTTCCCCGTCATGTTCGACGACGACGGCATCGCCCACGCGGTGCCCGAGAGCCAGCTGCCGCTGACCCTGCCCGACGTGCCCGACTACTCGCCGAAGACCTTCGACCCCGACGACGCGACGAGCTCGCCCGAGCCGCCGCTGTCGCGGGTGCCGGAGTGGGTCAACGTCGAGGTCGACCTCGGTGACGGTCGGGGCGTGCGTCACTTCCGCCGCGAGACGAACACCATGCCCAACTGGGCGGGTTCGTGCTGGTACTACCTGCGCTACCTCGACCCCGCCAACCACGACGCCTTCGTCGACCCCGAGAACGAGCGCTACTGGCTCGGTCGCCACGAGGATGCCGTCGCGGGCGCCCCCGCGGGGACGGTCGACCCCGGCGGTGTCGACCTCTACATCGGCGGTGTCGAGCACGCGGTGCTGCACCTGCTCTACGCGCGCTTCTGGCACAAGGTGCTGCACGACCTCGGCCTCGTCTCGAGCGAGGAGCCGTTCCGCACGTACTTCTCGCAGGGCTACATTCAGGCCCACGCCTACACCGACGCCCGCGGCCAGTACGTCCCGGCAGCCGAGGTCGAGGAGCAGGTCGGTGACGACGCTGCGAGCACCTATACGTGGCAGGGCGATCCGGTCACGCGCGAGTACGGCAAGATCGGCAAGTCGCTGAAGAACTCGGTCAGCCCTGACGAGATGTACGACGCGTACGGCGCCGACACCTTCCGCGTCTACGAGATGTCGATGGGGCCGCTCGAGCTGAGCAAGCCGTGGGAGATCCGGGCCGTCGTCGGCAGCCAGCGCTTCCTGCAACGCCTGTGGCGCAACGTCGTCGACGAGCGCACGGGCGAGGTGCGCGTGGCCGACGAGACACCCGACCAGGCCCTCACGACGCAGCTGCACCAGACGATCGCCGGCGTCCGCGAGGACTACGAGGGGCTGCGGTTCAACACGGCCCTGGCCAAGCTCATCGAGCTCAACAACGCGGTCACCAAGCTCGACGTGCCGCCGCGGGAGGTCGTCGAGGCGCTCGTGCTCATGCTGGCTCCCGTCGCCCCGCACGTCGCGGAGGAGATGTGGCAGCGCCTCGGTCACGAGGGCGGCATCAGCCGCGCAGCGTTCCCGGTCAGCGACCCGTCGCGCATCGTCCTCGAGCAGGTCACGTGCGTCGTGCAGATCAAGGGCAAGGTGCGCGACCGCGTCGAGGTCGCCCCCGACATCGGTGAGGACGAGCTGCGCGAGCTCGTGCTGGCGCGCGAGAAGGTCGTCGCGGCGACGCCGGACGGGGTGCGCACGGTCATCGTGCGGGCGCCCAGGCTCGTCAACGTCGTGCCGGCCTGA
- a CDS encoding DegV family protein, with protein MTVRLVTDSTAYLPDELVAGHAVEVVPLHVVVGGTDHVEGHGVGPEDVAGALRDYTIVTTSRPTPQAFLETYTRLADEGADAVVSVHLSSLMSGTVEAARQAASEAPVPVHVIDSGTLGMAMGFAVLEGARVAELDGELDEVVEQVERRLASSLVLFYVHTLEHLRRGGRIGAASALLGSALSIKPILTVRDGRIVPVEKVRTSSRAIARIEALVAQHVTDGGLAVDVAVHHLEAAERAETVAGHLRALPGVREVVVVQLGAVVGAHVGPGTVAIAVSPRLGEPLPAARP; from the coding sequence ATGACGGTCCGGCTCGTCACCGACTCGACCGCGTACCTGCCCGACGAGCTCGTGGCCGGTCACGCGGTCGAGGTGGTGCCGTTGCACGTCGTCGTCGGCGGCACCGACCACGTCGAGGGTCACGGCGTCGGCCCCGAGGACGTCGCCGGGGCGCTGCGCGACTACACGATCGTCACGACGTCGCGGCCGACACCGCAGGCCTTCCTCGAGACATACACCCGGCTCGCCGACGAGGGCGCCGACGCGGTCGTGTCGGTGCACCTGTCCAGCCTCATGTCGGGCACGGTCGAGGCGGCGCGGCAGGCGGCGTCGGAGGCGCCGGTGCCCGTCCACGTCATCGACAGCGGCACGCTCGGCATGGCCATGGGCTTCGCCGTACTCGAGGGCGCCCGGGTGGCCGAGCTCGACGGCGAGCTCGACGAGGTCGTCGAGCAGGTCGAGAGGCGGCTCGCGTCGTCGCTCGTCCTCTTCTACGTCCACACCCTCGAGCACCTGCGCCGTGGCGGCCGCATCGGGGCCGCGTCGGCGCTGCTCGGGTCGGCACTGTCGATCAAGCCGATCCTCACGGTGCGCGACGGACGCATCGTGCCGGTCGAGAAGGTGCGCACGTCGAGCCGTGCCATCGCCCGCATCGAGGCGCTCGTCGCCCAGCACGTGACGGACGGCGGGCTCGCCGTCGACGTCGCCGTGCACCACCTCGAGGCCGCCGAGCGGGCCGAGACCGTCGCCGGACACCTGCGCGCCCTGCCGGGGGTCCGGGAGGTCGTCGTCGTGCAGCTCGGCGCCGTCGTCGGTGCCCACGTCGGGCCCGGCACCGTGGCCATCGCCGTCTCGCCACGCCTCGGTGAGCCGCTGCCGGCGGCCCGGCCGTGA
- a CDS encoding thioesterase family protein produces the protein MPMRAFPHTVTAEDTAAEIGSGDLDVLATPRLITWCERAAFEVCKQNVDSDHTTVGTTIKMEHIKGSPVGAAITVNCAEPINDGRRLVCHVTVTDAEGDEIARGEVHRAVVDPDRFMSKCHKPVH, from the coding sequence ATGCCCATGCGCGCCTTCCCGCACACCGTGACCGCCGAGGACACCGCCGCCGAGATCGGCAGCGGCGACCTCGACGTGCTCGCCACACCGCGTCTCATCACGTGGTGCGAACGGGCCGCCTTCGAGGTGTGCAAGCAGAACGTCGACTCGGACCACACGACGGTCGGCACCACGATCAAGATGGAGCACATCAAGGGCAGCCCGGTCGGGGCCGCGATCACCGTGAACTGCGCCGAGCCCATCAACGACGGCCGGCGCCTCGTGTGCCACGTGACGGTCACCGACGCGGAGGGCGACGAGATCGCCCGCGGCGAGGTGCACCGTGCCGTCGTCGACCCGGACCGCTTCATGAGCAAGTGCCACAAGCCGGTGCACTGA